A portion of the Ardenticatenales bacterium genome contains these proteins:
- the lysA gene encoding diaminopimelate decarboxylase gives MGEDVPLARVAAAVGTPVYVYSRAVLTGRAAAFVDAARLVAGRGGQGYLVCFAVKANGNPALLRLLGEQGMGADVTSGGELFLARHAGISPTHILFSGVGKSHADIEQALDAGIRALHIESVPELARIAGIAAARQIVAPIAVRLNPDVTGDTHPAISTGGRWHKFGVSADTARRLLWQAQADPWLAPVGLAVHIGSQIRELEPFRQAVAVLLREAEGLAAAGCRLRYLDVGGGLGVDEGARMAPRPADWVAAVGAPVVAAGYELVLEPGRSVVGDAGILLTRVEYVKEEGGRRFVVVDAGMNDFIRPTLYAARHPIWPIRRRAGESHPVDIVGPVCETGDAFAHDYALPPVAAGDLLAVQQAGAYGFAMSSNYNGRLRAAEVLVDAGTFHLIRPRQTVTDLLG, from the coding sequence ATGGGGGAAGATGTGCCGCTGGCGCGGGTGGCGGCGGCGGTGGGGACGCCGGTGTATGTGTACAGTCGGGCGGTGTTGACGGGGCGGGCGGCGGCGTTCGTGGATGCGGCGCGGTTGGTCGCGGGGCGCGGTGGGCAGGGCTACCTGGTGTGCTTCGCGGTGAAGGCGAATGGGAATCCGGCGCTGCTGCGGTTGTTGGGGGAGCAGGGGATGGGGGCGGATGTGACGAGTGGGGGGGAGTTGTTTTTGGCGCGACATGCCGGCATTTCTCCCACCCACATTCTTTTCTCCGGCGTCGGCAAATCTCACGCGGACATTGAGCAGGCACTGGATGCCGGCATTCGCGCCCTGCACATCGAATCCGTTCCCGAACTGGCCCGTATTGCCGGCATTGCCGCTGCACGCCAGATCGTGGCTCCCATTGCCGTGCGCCTTAACCCCGACGTCACCGGCGACACGCACCCGGCCATCAGCACCGGAGGGCGGTGGCACAAATTTGGCGTGAGCGCGGACACGGCGCGTCGTCTGCTGTGGCAAGCGCAGGCTGACCCCTGGTTGGCCCCCGTGGGGCTGGCCGTCCACATTGGTTCCCAGATTCGGGAACTGGAGCCGTTTCGCCAGGCGGTTGCCGTTTTGCTGCGCGAAGCGGAGGGGCTGGCGGCGGCGGGCTGCCGTTTGCGCTACCTGGACGTGGGCGGCGGATTGGGGGTGGATGAGGGGGCCCGGATGGCGCCGCGTCCTGCCGATTGGGTGGCGGCGGTGGGCGCGCCGGTTGTGGCCGCCGGGTATGAGTTGGTGTTGGAGCCGGGGCGGTCGGTGGTGGGGGATGCCGGCATTTTGCTGACGCGAGTCGAGTATGTCAAAGAGGAAGGCGGACGGCGGTTTGTGGTGGTGGATGCCGGCATGAACGACTTCATCCGTCCCACCCTCTACGCGGCGCGTCATCCCATCTGGCCCATCCGCCGCCGCGCGGGGGAATCCCATCCGGTGGACATTGTCGGTCCCGTGTGCGAGACGGGCGACGCTTTCGCCCACGACTACGCGCTGCCGCCCGTGGCTGCCGGCGATTTGCTGGCCGTGCAGCAAGCGGGGGCGTATGGTTTTGCCATGAGTTCCAATTATAATGGACGTTTGCGGGCGGCGGAGGTGTTGGTAGATGCCGGCACTTTCCACCTCATTCGCCCGCGCCAGACCGTCACTGACTTGCTAGGATAG
- a CDS encoding APC family permease has translation MAFSLGKLKRALIGEPFPTRAEVHERLDKVRALAIFASDPISSNAYATEAIMTALAVGLGAGALRFTLPLALGVMFLVLLVVFSYIQTILHYPDGGGAYTVAKDNLGTNTALFAASALLIDYILTVAVSVSAGIRAITSAVPGLHDHAVPMALIAILLLTWVNLRGVRESGTIFALPTYAFVGGVLLTVGVGLLRLTGLFGLAAMTPPTHDTAITVVQSTSQLVFIWVLLRSFAAGCTALTGIEAISNGVQAFKPPEPINAVKTMVAMGVIAMSLFVGITFLATHLALVPHLEEGESILSQLARTVWTGLPAGQILYYWVQFFTMMILVLAANTGYQDFPRLSSFLAKDGYLPRWMQNRGDRLVYNAGIVILAIVASIIVIIFRADEIAMLPLYALGVMLSFSLSQAGMFRLMGRIGHLKPGEHIRTKVTTIHYESGARWKRIMNAVGAIVTGVVFVILVITKFVEGSWVVALLIPLFVWLFRIIKGHYVTVAHDLSTKDLSMEDMHAIADVVIVPLGDVHRGTLRALRYARQISKNVRAVCITTSVSMKDRLCRRWERFPSITTGLELITIDYEYRDILTPLVDYINEVTNEEFPEALITVVVPEFVPDSFWAQLLHNQTANILRARLRGSENVVVIDVPYHVRSHHPEAIAAQFAHEEHGAVMPAAETAHTDTLTHTDLQETPEAE, from the coding sequence ATGGCATTCTCTTTAGGTAAGCTGAAACGTGCTTTAATCGGCGAACCTTTTCCTACGCGCGCCGAAGTCCATGAGCGACTAGATAAAGTGCGCGCGTTGGCGATCTTTGCCTCCGACCCCATCAGCAGTAATGCGTATGCCACGGAAGCAATTATGACGGCTCTGGCGGTGGGGTTGGGCGCAGGCGCGCTGCGTTTCACCTTGCCACTGGCATTAGGCGTTATGTTCCTGGTGCTGCTTGTCGTTTTCAGTTATATCCAGACGATTTTGCATTACCCGGATGGCGGCGGCGCCTACACGGTTGCCAAAGACAACCTGGGGACGAATACGGCGTTGTTTGCCGCTTCGGCGCTGCTGATTGACTATATTTTGACGGTGGCGGTGTCGGTTTCTGCCGGCATTCGCGCTATCACCTCCGCCGTTCCCGGACTACATGACCACGCCGTGCCCATGGCCCTCATCGCCATCCTCCTCCTCACCTGGGTCAACCTGCGCGGCGTGCGCGAGAGCGGCACCATCTTCGCCCTGCCCACCTACGCCTTCGTCGGCGGCGTCCTGCTTACCGTAGGCGTGGGACTGCTCCGACTCACCGGCCTCTTTGGCCTGGCGGCCATGACCCCGCCCACCCACGACACCGCGATCACCGTTGTCCAATCCACCAGCCAGCTTGTTTTCATCTGGGTGCTGCTGCGCTCGTTTGCCGCGGGCTGTACCGCCCTGACGGGGATTGAGGCGATCAGCAACGGGGTGCAGGCGTTTAAGCCGCCGGAGCCAATCAACGCCGTCAAGACGATGGTCGCCATGGGCGTGATCGCCATGTCCCTGTTCGTAGGTATCACCTTCCTGGCGACGCACCTGGCCCTTGTGCCGCATCTGGAGGAAGGGGAGAGCATTCTCTCGCAGTTGGCGCGCACGGTGTGGACGGGCTTGCCCGCGGGACAAATTTTGTACTACTGGGTGCAGTTCTTTACGATGATGATTCTGGTGTTGGCGGCGAATACGGGGTATCAGGATTTCCCGCGTCTCAGTTCGTTTTTGGCGAAGGATGGTTATTTGCCACGCTGGATGCAGAATCGGGGGGATCGGTTGGTGTATAATGCCGGCATCGTCATCCTGGCAATCGTCGCTTCCATCATTGTCATCATCTTCCGCGCCGACGAAATCGCCATGCTCCCCCTCTATGCTCTCGGCGTCATGCTCAGCTTCTCCCTCTCGCAGGCCGGCATGTTCCGCCTCATGGGCCGCATCGGCCACCTCAAACCCGGCGAACACATCCGCACCAAAGTCACCACCATCCACTACGAAAGCGGCGCGCGTTGGAAACGCATCATGAACGCTGTTGGCGCCATTGTCACCGGCGTCGTTTTTGTTATTCTCGTTATCACCAAATTCGTGGAAGGCTCCTGGGTCGTGGCTTTGCTCATTCCCCTGTTTGTCTGGCTCTTCCGCATCATCAAAGGGCATTACGTCACGGTTGCCCACGATCTGAGTACCAAAGACCTCTCAATGGAAGATATGCACGCCATCGCCGACGTGGTGATCGTGCCATTGGGCGACGTTCATCGGGGTACGCTGCGTGCGCTGCGCTACGCGCGTCAGATCTCCAAAAATGTGCGCGCCGTCTGCATTACCACCAGCGTGTCCATGAAAGATCGCCTTTGTCGGCGCTGGGAGCGCTTCCCCTCGATCACGACGGGACTGGAACTGATAACGATTGATTACGAATATCGGGATATTCTCACGCCGCTGGTAGACTATATCAATGAGGTCACGAATGAGGAGTTCCCGGAGGCTCTGATCACGGTTGTCGTGCCTGAGTTCGTGCCTGACTCCTTCTGGGCGCAGTTGCTGCACAACCAGACGGCCAATATCTTGCGCGCGCGTCTGCGTGGTTCGGAGAATGTGGTGGTCATTGATGTGCCTTATCACGTTCGCAGCCACCATCCGGAAGCTATCGCTGCTCAGTTCGCGCACGAGGAACACGGTGCAGTGATGCCGGCAGCGGAGACCGCCCACACGGACACGCTCACGCACACAGACCTGCAGGAGACGCCGGAGGCGGAGTGA
- a CDS encoding ATP-dependent 6-phosphofructokinase, with the protein MMEKKRIAICTGGGDAPGLNAVIRAATLAALQRGWECLGIRDGYNGLLMPENYPDDGGLVTLDRDRVRGITHLGGTILGTTNKGNPFHYPVRQADGSYVETDRSDEIVAACAQHELDALISVGGDGSMKIAYDLTQKGLNIVGVPKTIDNDLDGTVVTFGFQTAVSFATEALDRLHSTAAAHRRVMVVEVMGRHAGWIALFAGVAGSADIILIPEIPYDIHKVVRKVQEREEMGRAFSIVVVAEGAMPRGGTYSTIGKGVGQEERLGGLGEKLAREIEALTGKETRSVVLGHLLRGGTPISYDRLLSLRFGAAAVRAIAEGQRGVMVALDPPTVKYVPLEECTRRMKQVPLDSDTMLTARDLGISFGD; encoded by the coding sequence ATGATGGAAAAGAAGCGTATCGCCATTTGCACGGGCGGCGGGGACGCGCCCGGACTAAATGCGGTTATTCGCGCGGCCACCCTGGCCGCCTTGCAGCGGGGCTGGGAATGCCTGGGCATTCGTGACGGCTACAACGGCCTGCTCATGCCCGAAAACTATCCCGACGATGGCGGCCTCGTCACCCTGGATCGAGACCGGGTGCGCGGCATCACGCACCTGGGCGGAACCATCCTGGGAACGACGAATAAGGGCAACCCGTTCCACTATCCCGTGCGGCAAGCGGATGGCAGCTACGTGGAAACGGATCGGTCCGACGAAATCGTTGCCGCCTGCGCCCAGCACGAACTGGACGCCCTCATCTCCGTCGGCGGTGATGGTTCCATGAAGATTGCCTATGATCTGACGCAAAAGGGGCTGAACATCGTCGGCGTGCCCAAGACCATTGACAACGACCTGGACGGAACCGTGGTCACGTTCGGCTTCCAGACCGCCGTCAGCTTTGCCACGGAAGCGCTGGATCGTTTACATTCCACGGCCGCCGCGCACCGGCGCGTGATGGTCGTGGAAGTGATGGGGCGGCACGCCGGCTGGATCGCCCTTTTTGCCGGCGTCGCCGGCTCCGCCGACATCATTCTCATTCCCGAAATCCCGTACGACATCCACAAAGTTGTGCGGAAAGTTCAGGAACGGGAAGAAATGGGGCGCGCCTTTTCTATTGTCGTGGTAGCGGAAGGCGCGATGCCCCGTGGCGGAACCTATTCCACCATCGGCAAGGGCGTGGGGCAGGAAGAGCGATTGGGCGGGTTGGGGGAGAAATTAGCCAGGGAAATTGAGGCGTTGACGGGCAAAGAGACGCGCAGCGTCGTCCTCGGTCATTTGCTGCGCGGCGGCACGCCCATCTCTTACGACCGCCTGCTGTCGCTGCGTTTCGGCGCGGCGGCGGTGCGCGCCATTGCCGAAGGGCAGCGGGGCGTGATGGTGGCGTTGGACCCGCCCACGGTGAAGTACGTGCCGTTGGAGGAGTGTACGCGGCGCATGAAGCAGGTGCCGCTGGACAGCGACACCATGCTCACCGCCCGCGACCTGGGCATTTCTTTCGGCGATTGA
- a CDS encoding 2-oxo acid dehydrogenase subunit E2 — MAEFIVMPKLGFDMREGVLVGWLKEVGDAVNKGDVVAEIESDKATLELEAQVSGVLLQTLAAAGDVVPVGANLAVVGAAGEDVSGLVGAPPEARKTPAAAETPAPEAAPAAAVASAAPVSAEFPGGVKASPVARRIAREHQVDLQQVGGSGPDGRIRKRDVESFLQAAAVAPPPTTPIPTGPETEEIPLTRLRQAIARRMAESKTSVPHFYVTSEVDMQAALDLRAQINALLPEDGKVTVNDMIVKAAALALRDFPNLNASFNGTTLVRHQRINVGSAVAVEGGLLTVVQQNTDVTPLARVAADNKGMIARARAGKISPDDVTGGTFTISNLGGFDVDHFVAIINPPEAAILAVGTARQVPVVVDGQLTVGLRMKVTLSADHRVTDGVEAARYLQRFKGLMETPLQLLL; from the coding sequence ATGGCGGAATTTATTGTCATGCCCAAGTTGGGCTTCGATATGCGCGAGGGTGTGCTGGTCGGGTGGTTGAAGGAAGTCGGTGACGCCGTCAATAAAGGGGACGTGGTCGCAGAGATTGAGTCCGACAAGGCCACATTGGAGCTGGAAGCGCAGGTGTCGGGCGTGCTGCTGCAAACGTTGGCGGCGGCGGGCGATGTTGTGCCCGTAGGGGCGAATCTGGCCGTGGTGGGCGCGGCGGGCGAGGATGTTTCCGGCCTGGTCGGCGCGCCGCCAGAGGCGCGGAAAACGCCCGCCGCGGCGGAAACGCCGGCGCCAGAAGCGGCTCCGGCGGCGGCGGTGGCGTCTGCTGCGCCGGTGAGCGCGGAATTCCCCGGCGGCGTGAAGGCCAGCCCGGTGGCGCGGCGCATTGCGCGGGAACATCAGGTGGATTTGCAGCAAGTCGGCGGTAGCGGTCCTGATGGTCGCATCCGTAAGCGGGATGTGGAGTCGTTTTTGCAGGCGGCAGCCGTCGCACCCCCCCCCACCACGCCTATCCCCACCGGCCCCGAAACAGAGGAAATCCCGCTGACACGCCTGCGCCAGGCCATTGCTCGCCGCATGGCGGAAAGCAAAACAAGCGTGCCCCATTTCTACGTGACTTCGGAAGTGGACATGCAAGCCGCGCTGGACTTGCGCGCCCAGATCAACGCCCTGCTGCCGGAAGATGGCAAGGTGACGGTTAATGACATGATTGTGAAGGCGGCGGCGCTGGCGCTGCGTGATTTCCCCAACTTGAATGCCAGCTTCAACGGGACGACGCTGGTACGCCATCAGCGGATCAACGTGGGCAGCGCGGTTGCCGTCGAAGGCGGGCTGTTGACGGTGGTGCAGCAGAATACGGACGTGACGCCGCTGGCACGGGTGGCGGCGGATAATAAGGGGATGATTGCGCGGGCACGTGCCGGCAAAATCTCTCCCGACGACGTCACAGGTGGCACATTCACTATCAGCAACCTGGGCGGCTTTGACGTGGACCACTTCGTGGCCATCATCAATCCGCCCGAAGCGGCCATCCTGGCAGTGGGCACGGCGCGGCAGGTTCCTGTGGTGGTTGATGGGCAGTTGACGGTAGGGCTACGCATGAAGGTGACGCTCTCCGCCGACCACCGGGTAACGGATGGCGTGGAGGCGGCGCGCTATTTGCAGCGTTTTAAGGGCCTGATGGAAACGCCGCTCCAGCTTTTGTTGTAG
- a CDS encoding alpha-ketoacid dehydrogenase subunit beta, whose protein sequence is MARITMRQAITDALREEMQRDDTVFIMGEEVGVWGGTYAVTRGFYDEFGARRVRDTPISEMVIGGAAAGAAMNGLRPVAEFMTINFAFVAFDAIINHAAKVHYMFGGQIKCPVVFRAPGGGGRQLGATHSHTPDVIFAHFPGLKVVSPATAYDAKGLLKASIRSDDPVLFIEHHTLYQIRDEVPDGDYVVPIGVSDVKREGSDVTIVAYSQGLQVALEAANKLAQEGIEAEVVDLRTLRPLDMGPVLKSFQKTFKAVVVEEGYRSYGIGAEIAARIQEEGFDYLDAPVKRVAQLEVPLPYSRELEQSALINADRVVAAVKEIL, encoded by the coding sequence ATGGCTCGCATAACAATGAGACAGGCAATTACCGACGCCCTGCGTGAAGAAATGCAGCGGGACGACACCGTTTTCATCATGGGCGAAGAAGTGGGGGTTTGGGGCGGCACATACGCGGTCACACGCGGTTTCTACGACGAATTTGGGGCGCGGCGCGTGCGCGACACACCCATTTCGGAAATGGTCATTGGCGGCGCGGCAGCCGGCGCGGCCATGAACGGGCTGCGCCCCGTCGCCGAATTCATGACCATCAACTTCGCCTTCGTGGCCTTTGACGCCATCATCAATCACGCGGCCAAAGTGCACTACATGTTTGGCGGACAGATCAAATGCCCCGTCGTTTTTCGCGCTCCCGGCGGCGGCGGGCGTCAGCTTGGGGCCACGCACAGCCACACGCCCGACGTGATCTTCGCGCACTTTCCGGGCTTGAAAGTGGTCTCTCCGGCCACGGCCTACGATGCCAAAGGGCTGCTGAAAGCGTCCATCCGCAGCGATGATCCCGTCCTCTTCATTGAACACCACACCCTCTACCAGATTCGAGACGAAGTGCCCGATGGGGACTACGTTGTGCCCATTGGCGTCTCCGACGTGAAGCGGGAAGGCTCCGACGTGACCATTGTGGCTTACTCGCAGGGTTTGCAAGTGGCGCTGGAGGCGGCCAACAAACTGGCGCAAGAAGGAATCGAAGCGGAAGTGGTTGATTTGCGCACGCTGCGCCCGTTGGACATGGGGCCGGTGCTGAAATCCTTCCAGAAAACGTTCAAAGCGGTTGTGGTTGAAGAAGGGTACCGCTCCTATGGCATCGGCGCGGAAATCGCCGCGCGTATTCAGGAAGAAGGGTTTGACTACCTGGACGCGCCGGTGAAGCGCGTGGCGCAGTTGGAAGTGCCGCTGCCGTATTCGCGGGAACTGGAACAATCGGCCTTGATCAATGCCGACCGCGTGGTGGCCGCGGTGAAGGAGATTTTGTAA
- the pdhA gene encoding pyruvate dehydrogenase (acetyl-transferring) E1 component subunit alpha yields MDKAIQLEWYRQMVLIRRFEQKCAELYQLGKIGGFLHLYIGQEAVAVGSIAARQDNDHVMTAYRDHGHALAVGSPTNRVMAELLGKATGVSKGKGGSMHLADVPRRYWGGYAVVGGHVPLAVGIALAEQYKGTDAAVLVYMGDGSTNIGYFHESLNLAGVWDLPVVFIVENNQYGMGTAVARASAAPDMVTRGAAYGMPAEQVNGMNVYDVYQATAKALASVRGGNGPYFLEMTTYRFEGHSMGDPLRYRTKDEVEKWREDDPIGVLERHMLAEKVADRAELEAIDKAVDEEIEESVRFSEESPFPAPEDLFTDIYVDA; encoded by the coding sequence ATGGATAAAGCGATTCAACTTGAGTGGTATCGCCAGATGGTCCTCATTCGTCGGTTTGAGCAGAAATGCGCCGAACTGTACCAACTGGGCAAAATTGGCGGTTTCCTGCACTTGTACATAGGCCAGGAAGCGGTGGCGGTCGGTTCGATTGCCGCGCGCCAGGATAACGATCACGTCATGACGGCGTACCGCGACCACGGGCACGCGCTGGCGGTCGGTTCCCCCACCAACCGGGTGATGGCGGAACTGCTGGGTAAGGCCACCGGCGTGAGCAAGGGCAAAGGCGGCTCCATGCACCTGGCGGATGTGCCCCGTCGTTATTGGGGCGGCTACGCTGTGGTCGGCGGCCATGTGCCTTTGGCGGTGGGGATCGCGCTGGCGGAGCAGTACAAGGGAACGGACGCGGCGGTGCTGGTGTACATGGGGGATGGTTCGACGAATATCGGTTATTTCCACGAATCGCTGAATCTGGCGGGGGTATGGGATTTGCCGGTTGTGTTCATTGTAGAGAACAATCAGTATGGCATGGGCACGGCGGTGGCGCGGGCCTCGGCGGCTCCGGATATGGTGACACGGGGGGCTGCTTATGGAATGCCGGCAGAACAAGTCAACGGCATGAACGTGTACGATGTGTATCAAGCCACGGCCAAAGCCCTCGCCAGCGTCCGCGGCGGCAACGGCCCCTACTTTTTGGAGATGACCACCTACCGCTTCGAGGGGCACAGCATGGGCGACCCACTACGGTATCGGACCAAAGACGAAGTAGAAAAGTGGCGCGAGGATGACCCCATTGGCGTCCTGGAGCGCCACATGCTCGCAGAAAAAGTCGCCGACCGCGCGGAACTGGAAGCCATTGACAAAGCCGTCGATGAGGAAATCGAAGAGAGCGTTCGTTTTTCCGAGGAATCACCATTCCCCGCACCGGAAGACCTCTTCACCGACATCTACGTAGACGCCTGA
- a CDS encoding DUF2791 family P-loop domain-containing protein, with product MNETSLTQPLARHIVETLGSYGTPPPRGIQHFNAGNQSILDALDEFYLSSYLQDGGAAYKMVVGDYGSGKSHFLYCLRDIAWARNFAVVKVDLSPIETPYNDQKKVYEAVVQNIIWHESDEISSDETGLTRFLEGTLLRVIDGNLSLETLQNPLYRGLVDTLEATSIDSPAYQAAVLGYFDSLIRDNEERLDSLSRWLMGETTTPADTKVLREVGVTGKINRPNAFRMLRSLCQIIRALSFSGLILLFDEVDRMASVGGKAEKLATDTLREVIDRTRDDLPGAMFVYAVPPQFINDIIPKYPALQQRVRAPGRFSRANHFSPLISLDHLDLSEDDLMQTIGEKLVPIFETAYAVTLDHTIQRANAVILANVSRDVFLDISHRRLFVKSFVVELSRQHFGQEHTITEAEAQALLRGQAEELSGGETPPY from the coding sequence ATGAATGAAACTTCTCTTACGCAGCCGCTTGCACGCCACATCGTGGAAACGTTGGGCAGTTATGGGACGCCGCCGCCACGGGGAATTCAGCATTTTAATGCCGGCAATCAATCCATCCTCGACGCCCTGGACGAATTCTACCTCTCCTCCTACCTGCAAGATGGCGGAGCCGCCTACAAAATGGTCGTCGGCGACTACGGCAGCGGCAAATCCCACTTCCTCTACTGCCTGCGCGACATCGCCTGGGCGCGCAACTTCGCCGTCGTCAAAGTAGACCTTAGCCCCATCGAAACCCCCTACAACGACCAGAAAAAGGTTTACGAAGCCGTCGTCCAAAACATCATCTGGCACGAATCCGACGAAATCAGCAGCGACGAAACAGGACTCACCCGTTTCCTCGAAGGCACGCTTCTGCGCGTCATCGACGGCAACCTCAGCCTGGAAACCCTGCAAAATCCCCTCTATCGCGGCCTGGTGGACACCCTCGAAGCCACGTCCATAGACAGCCCCGCCTATCAGGCCGCCGTCCTCGGCTACTTCGACAGCCTCATTCGGGACAACGAAGAACGCCTGGACTCACTCAGCCGCTGGCTCATGGGCGAAACTACCACCCCCGCGGACACTAAAGTGCTGCGCGAAGTCGGCGTCACCGGCAAAATCAACCGCCCCAACGCCTTCCGCATGTTGCGCTCCCTCTGCCAGATCATCCGTGCCCTCTCCTTCAGCGGCCTCATCCTCCTCTTTGACGAAGTAGACCGCATGGCCAGCGTCGGCGGCAAGGCGGAAAAGCTGGCGACGGACACCCTGCGCGAAGTCATTGACCGCACCCGCGACGACTTGCCCGGAGCCATGTTCGTCTACGCCGTGCCGCCGCAGTTCATCAACGACATCATCCCCAAATATCCCGCTTTGCAGCAGCGCGTGCGCGCTCCAGGACGCTTCAGCCGCGCCAACCACTTCAGCCCCCTCATCAGCCTGGACCATCTCGACCTCAGTGAAGATGACCTGATGCAGACCATTGGCGAAAAGCTGGTCCCCATTTTTGAAACCGCCTACGCCGTCACCCTCGACCATACGATCCAGCGCGCCAATGCCGTTATCCTGGCGAACGTCTCCCGCGATGTCTTTCTGGACATCAGTCATCGCCGCCTGTTCGTCAAATCCTTCGTCGTGGAACTCTCCCGCCAACACTTCGGCCAGGAGCATACCATCACCGAAGCGGAAGCCCAGGCGCTGCTGCGCGGCCAGGCCGAGGAACTCTCCGGCGGCGAGACGCCCCCCTACTAA
- a CDS encoding DUF2791 family P-loop domain-containing protein, with translation MIGDRVEHPQFGSGQIVAEYRNGTEWLVRFESGFRFRRPRHEFESDGSPAEAKTPDLGMLFQPPDPMPPDRLQARQLIESLRMGIAPAQHVAELTVDLRKERDSVIHGLNQAHQQGGAVRAVIGEYGFGKSHLVELTAQEALARDFLVATVSLDLLELPPHRAFDIYREAMQHIRYPDTDERGLSPLLTKTTNPGRVVTQLAEISPAGLDPLVIGLQAIANTTSSRQRKAWMYWLMGGRRVKTMNKGLPRGVKFPSIYKVGHNARQIAYLFTGVSVLARLAGYSGVCLLVDEAESYSLLRPYQRPKADLFFRAIIYAALRQQQARISADEFPQHRWRNYPMAYDEGQSLFFLFTVTRSDNRLALTDWLPEEAIFNLEPGAEPQEMGQFLQRILTYHAQAYGYEPGERQGQVRRGAAEHLAQGLRHGRLSMRSVVRLAVELFDLLYLYPDYDVATLLEELHTQIQ, from the coding sequence ATGATTGGCGACCGTGTTGAACACCCTCAATTTGGATCGGGCCAGATCGTGGCCGAATACCGCAACGGCACGGAGTGGCTGGTGCGTTTTGAAAGTGGCTTTCGCTTTCGCCGTCCCCGTCATGAGTTTGAATCTGACGGTTCCCCCGCCGAGGCGAAAACACCAGACCTGGGAATGCTATTTCAGCCTCCAGACCCCATGCCCCCCGACCGCCTACAGGCGCGCCAACTCATCGAATCGCTGCGCATGGGCATCGCCCCCGCCCAACACGTCGCCGAACTCACCGTAGACTTGAGAAAAGAACGCGACAGCGTTATTCACGGCCTGAACCAGGCGCACCAGCAAGGGGGAGCCGTGCGCGCCGTCATTGGCGAATATGGCTTCGGCAAAAGCCACCTGGTGGAACTGACCGCGCAGGAGGCGTTGGCGCGGGACTTCCTCGTGGCCACGGTCAGCCTGGACCTGCTGGAATTGCCGCCGCATCGCGCCTTCGACATTTACCGCGAAGCGATGCAGCACATTCGCTATCCCGACACCGACGAGCGCGGATTGTCGCCCTTGCTCACGAAAACGACCAATCCCGGGCGCGTAGTGACGCAACTGGCGGAAATATCTCCTGCCGGGCTTGATCCGCTGGTCATTGGGCTGCAAGCGATTGCCAACACCACGTCTTCCCGCCAGCGCAAGGCGTGGATGTACTGGCTCATGGGCGGGCGGCGCGTCAAGACGATGAACAAAGGGCTGCCGCGCGGCGTGAAATTCCCCAGCATCTACAAGGTCGGCCACAACGCGCGCCAGATCGCCTACTTGTTCACGGGCGTCAGCGTCCTTGCGCGACTTGCCGGCTACAGCGGCGTCTGCCTGCTCGTGGACGAGGCAGAGAGTTATTCGCTGCTGCGCCCTTACCAGCGACCCAAAGCCGATTTATTCTTTCGCGCCATCATCTACGCCGCCCTGCGCCAGCAGCAGGCTCGCATTAGCGCCGATGAGTTCCCGCAACATCGCTGGCGCAATTATCCCATGGCCTACGACGAGGGGCAGTCGCTCTTTTTCCTCTTCACCGTCACGCGCAGCGACAATCGCCTGGCTCTGACCGATTGGCTGCCGGAGGAGGCTATCTTTAATCTGGAGCCGGGCGCGGAGCCGCAGGAAATGGGGCAGTTTTTGCAGCGCATCCTCACCTACCATGCGCAGGCATACGGCTACGAGCCTGGGGAGCGGCAGGGACAGGTGCGGCGCGGGGCCGCCGAACACCTGGCGCAGGGTCTGCGTCATGGTCGCCTCTCCATGCGCAGCGTGGTGCGCCTGGCCGTGGAACTGTTCGACCTCCTGTACCTCTACCCCGATTACGACGTCGCCACGCTGCTGGAGGAGCTGCACACTCAGATACAATAA